The Schistocerca americana isolate TAMUIC-IGC-003095 chromosome 5, iqSchAmer2.1, whole genome shotgun sequence genome includes a window with the following:
- the LOC124616650 gene encoding serine/arginine repetitive matrix protein 2-like translates to MALESDNTRSVTASRTVISLLYMDSHNPKLPNTVIISTTLEDFAVAVADLLAELSYCATGTLDQPFASAPDAACLCGPYLSTEAASGGAVAAWLSSKRSPGSACLLGHAVEWDRTGPSGAEPATPAATPHLRPPALGAAPLQGGTQTQELQYLDPVVLSQPHLPPRHTCGHSAHPHSELPLCRVARRRRSRSICKQSSGIGQDPVVLSQPHLPPRHTCGHSAHPRSELPLCRVARRRRSRSICKQSSGIGQDPVVLSQPHLPPRHTCGHSAHPHSELPLCRVARRRRSRSICKQSSGIGQDPVVLSQPHLPPRHTCGHSAHPRSELPLCRVARRRRSRSICKQSSGIGQDPVVLSQPHLPPRHTCGHSAHPHSELPLCRVARRRRSRSICKQSSGIGQDPVVLSQPHLPPQHTCGHSAHPRSELPLCRVARRRRSRSICKQLSGIGQDPVVLSQPHLPPRHTCGHSAHPHSELPLCRVARRRRSRSICKQSSAIGQDPVVLSQPHLPPRHTCSHSAHPHSELPLCRVARRRRSRSICKQSSGIGQDPVVLSQPHLPPRHTCGHSAHPHSELPLCRVARRRRSRSICKQSSGIGQDPVVLSQPHLPPRHTCGHSAHPRSELPLCRVARRRRSRSICKQSSGIGQDPVVLSQPHLPPRHTCGHSADPHSELPLCRVARRRRSRSICKQSSGIGQDPVVLSQPHLPPRHTCGHSAHPHSELPLCRVAGRCRSRSICKQSSAIGQDPVVLSQPHLPPRHTCSHSAHPRSELPLCRVARRRRSCSICKLSSGIGQDPVVLSQPHLPPRHTCGHSAHPRSELPLCRVARRHRSRSICKQLSGIGQDPVVLSQPHLPPRHTCGHSAHPHSELPLCRVARRRRSRSICKQSSAIGQDPVVLSQPHLPPRHTCSHSAHPHSELPLCRVARRRRSRSICKQSSGIGQDPVVLSQPHLPPRHTCGHSAHPHSELPLCRVARRRRSRSICKQSSGIGQDPVVLSQPHLPPRHTCGHSAHPRSELPLCRVARRRRSRSICKQSSGIGQDPVVLSQPHLPPRHTCGHSADPHSKLPLCRVARRRRSRSICKQSSGIGQDPVVLSQPHLPPRHTCGHSAHPHSELPLCRQAVKCDRTGPSGAEPATPAATPHLQPLGPPALGAAPLQGGTQTQELQYLQAVEWDRTGPSGAEPATPAATPHLRPLGPPALGAAPLQGGTQTRELQYLDPVVLSQPHLPPRHTCGHSAHSHSELPLCRVARRRRSRSICKQSSGIGQDPVVLSQPHLPPRHTCGHSAHPRSELPLCRVARRRRSRSICKQSSGIGQDPVVLSQPHLPPRHTCGHSAHPRSELPLCRVARRRRSRSICKQSSGIGQDPVVLSQPHLPPRHTCGHSAHPHSELPLCRVARRRRSRSICKQSSGIGQDPVVLSQPHLPPRHTCGHSAHPRSELPLCRVARRRRSRSICKQSSGIGQDPVVLSQPHLPPRHTCGHSAHPHSELPLCRVARRRRSRSICDSDCFDDDINDPDFNLNEEMEDSTYINSTARQGNNDNGMPYNMFITARRR, encoded by the exons ATGGCACTAGAATCAGACAACACACGGAGTGTTACAGCATCTCGTACTGTCATCTCGCTGTTGTACATGGATTCGCACAACCCCAAGCTACCTAATACTGTAATTATAAGTACGACACTCGAAGACTTTGCTGTGGCAGTTGCTGATTTGCTGGCAGAGCTGTCGTACTGTGCGACAG GGACCCTGGATCAGCCCTTCGCATCGGCGCCAGACGCCGCCTGCCTCTGCGGCCCATACCTGTCCACCGAGGCGGCGTCCGGCGGTGCGGTCGCTGCCTGGCTGTCCTCGAAGCGCTCCCCAGGGAGCGCCTGCCTCCTTGGG CACGCAGTCGAGTGGGATCGGACAGGACCCAGTGGTGCTGAGCCAGCCACACCTGCCGCCACGCCACACTTGCGGCCACCCGCGCTCGGAGCTGCCCCTCTGCAGGGTGGCACGCAGACGCAGGAGCTGCAGTATCTG GACCCAGTGGTGCTGAGCCAGCCACACCTGCCGCCACGGCACACTTGCGGCCACTCGGCCCACCCGCACTCGGAGCTGCCCCTCTGCAGGGTGGCACGCAGACGCAGGAGCCGTAGTATCTG CAAGCAGTCAAGTGGGATCGGACAGGACCCAGTGGTGCTGAGCCAGCCACACCTGCCGCCACGGCACACTTGCGGCCACTCGGCCCACCCGCGCTCGGAGCTGCCCCTCTGCAGGGTGGCACGCAGACGCAGGAGCCGTAGTATCTG CAAGCAGTCGAGTGGGATTGGACAGGACCCAGTGGTGCTGAGCCAGCCACACCTGCCGCCACGGCACACTTGCGGCCACTCGGCCCACCCGCACTCGGAGCTGCCCCTCTGCAGGGTGGCACGCAGACGCAGGAGCCGTAGTATCTG CAAGCAGTCAAGTGGGATCGGACAGGACCCAGTGGTGCTGAGCCAGCCACACCTGCCGCCACGGCACACTTGCGGCCACTCGGCCCACCCGCGCTCGGAGCTGCCCCTCTGCAGGGTGGCACGCAGACGCAGGAGCCGTAGTATCTG CAAGCAGTCGAGTGGGATTGGACAGGACCCAGTGGTGCTGAGCCAGCCACACCTGCCGCCACGGCACACTTGCGGCCACTCGGCCCACCCGCACTCGGAGCTGCCCCTCTGCAGGGTGGCACGCAGACGCAGGAGCCGTAGTATCTG CAAGCAGTCAAGTGGGATCGGACAGGACCCAGTGGTGCTGAGCCAGCCACACCTGCCGCCACAGCACACTTGCGGCCACTCGGCCCACCCGCGCTCGGAGCTGCCCCTCTGCAGGGTGGCACGCAGACGCAGGAGCCGTAGTATCTG CAAGCAGTTGAGTGGGATCGGACAGGACCCAGTGGTGCTGAGCCAGCCACACCTGCCGCCACGGCACACTTGCGGCCACTCGGCCCACCCGCACTCGGAGCTGCCCCTCTGCAGGGTGGCACGCAGACGCAGGAGCCGTAGTATCTG CAAGCAGTCAAGTGCGATCGGACAGGACCCAGTGGTGCTGAGCCAGCCACACCTGCCGCCACGGCACACTTGCAGCCACTCGGCCCACCCGCACTCGGAGCTGCCCCTCTGCAGGGTGGCACGCAGACGCAGGAGCCGTAGTATCTG CAAGCAGTCGAGTGGGATCGGACAGGACCCAGTGGTGCTGAGCCAGCCACACCTGCCGCCACGGCACACTTGCGGCCACTCGGCCCACCCGCACTCGGAGCTGCCCCTCTGCAGGGTGGCACGCAGACGCAGGAGCCGTAGTATCTG CAAGCAGTCAAGTGGGATCGGACAGGACCCAGTGGTGCTGAGCCAGCCACACCTGCCGCCACGGCACACTTGCGGCCACTCGGCCCACCCGCGCTCGGAGCTGCCCCTCTGCAGGGTGGCACGCAGACGCAGGAGCCGTAGTATCTG CAAGCAGTCGAGTGGGATCGGACAGGACCCAGTGGTGCTGAGCCAGCCACACCTGCCGCCACGGCACACTTGCGGCCACTCGGCGGACCCGCACTCGGAGCTGCCCCTCTGCAGGGTGGCACGCAGACGCAGGAGCCGTAGTATCTG CAAGCAGTCGAGTGGGATCGGACAGGACCCAGTGGTGCTGAGCCAGCCACACCTGCCGCCACGGCACACTTGCGGCCACTCGGCCCACCCGCACTCGGAGCTGCCCCTCTGCAGGGTGGCTGGCAGATGCAGGAGCCGTAGTATCTG CAAGCAGTCAAGTGCGATCGGACAGGACCCAGTGGTGCTGAGCCAGCCACACCTGCCGCCACGCCACACTTGCAGCCACTCGGCCCACCCGCGCTCGGAGCTGCCCCTCTGCAGGGTGGCACGCAGACGCAGGAGCTGCAGTATCTG CAAGCTGTCGAGTGGGATCGGACAGGACCCAGTGGTGCTGAGCCAGCCACACCTGCCGCCACGCCACACTTGCGGCCACTCGGCCCACCCGCGCTCGGAGCTGCCCCTCTGCAGGGTGGCACGCAGACACAGGAGCCGTAGTATCTG CAAGCAGTTGAGTGGGATCGGACAGGACCCAGTGGTGCTGAGCCAGCCACACCTGCCGCCACGGCACACTTGCGGCCACTCGGCCCACCCGCACTCGGAGCTGCCCCTCTGCAGGGTGGCACGCAGACGCAGGAGCCGTAGTATCTG CAAGCAGTCAAGTGCGATCGGACAGGACCCAGTGGTGCTGAGCCAGCCACACCTGCCGCCACGGCACACTTGCAGCCACTCGGCCCACCCGCACTCGGAGCTGCCCCTCTGCAGGGTGGCACGCAGACGCAGGAGCCGTAGTATCTG CAAGCAGTCGAGTGGGATCGGACAGGACCCAGTGGTGCTGAGCCAGCCACACCTGCCGCCACGGCACACTTGCGGCCACTCGGCCCACCCGCACTCGGAGCTGCCCCTCTGCAGGGTGGCACGCAGACGCAGGAGCCGTAGTATCTG CAAGCAGTCAAGTGGGATCGGACAGGACCCAGTGGTGCTGAGCCAGCCACACCTGCCGCCACGGCACACTTGCGGCCACTCGGCCCACCCGCGCTCGGAGCTGCCCCTCTGCAGGGTGGCACGCAGACGCAGGAGCCGTAGTATCTG CAAGCAGTCGAGTGGGATCGGACAGGACCCAGTGGTGCTGAGCCAGCCACACCTGCCGCCACGGCACACTTGCGGCCACTCGGCGGACCCGCACTCGAAGCTGCCCCTCTGCAGGGTGGCACGCAGACGCAGGAGCCGTAGTATCTG CAAGCAGTCGAGTGGGATCGGACAGGACCCAGTGGTGCTGAGCCAGCCACACCTGCCGCCACGGCACACTTGCGGCCACTCGGCCCACCCGCACTCGGAGCTGCCCCTCTGCAGG CAAGCAGTCAAGTGCGATCGGACAGGACCCAGTGGTGCTGAGCCAGCCACACCTGCCGCCACGCCACACTTGCAGCCACTCGGCCCACCCGCGCTCGGAGCTGCCCCTCTGCAGGGTGGCACGCAGACGCAGGAGCTGCAGTATCTG CAAGCAGTCGAGTGGGATCGGACAGGACCCAGTGGTGCTGAGCCAGCCACACCTGCCGCCACGCCACACTTGCGGCCACTCGGCCCACCCGCGCTCGGAGCTGCCCCTCTGCAGGGTGGCACGCAGACGCGGGAGCTGCAGTATCTG GACCCAGTGGTGCTGAGCCAGCCACACCTGCCGCCACGGCACACTTGCGGCCACTCGGCCCACTCGCACTCGGAGCTGCCCCTCTGCAGGGTGGCACGCAGACGCAGGAGCCGTAGTATCTG CAAGCAGTCGAGTGGGATCGGACAGGACCCAGTGGTGCTGAGCCAGCCACACCTGCCGCCACGCCACACTTGCGGCCACTCGGCCCACCCGCGCTCGGAGCTGCCCCTCTGCAGGGTGGCACGCAGACGCAGGAGCCGTAGTATCTG CAAGCAGTCGAGTGGGATCGGACAGGACCCAGTGGTGCTGAGCCAGCCACACCTGCCACCACGGCACACTTGCGGCCACTCGGCCCACCCGCGCTCGGAGCTGCCCCTCTGCAGGGTGGCACGCAGACGCAGGAGCCGTAGTATCTG CAAGCAGTCGAGTGGGATCGGACAGGACCCAGTGGTGCTGAGCCAGCCACACCTGCCGCCACGGCACACTTGCGGCCACTCGGCCCACCCGCACTCGGAGCTGCCCCTCTGCAGGGTGGCACGCAGACGCAGGAGCCGTAGTATCTG CAAGCAGTCAAGTGGGATCGGACAGGACCCAGTGGTGCTGAGCCAGCCACACCTGCCGCCACGGCACACTTGCGGCCACTCGGCCCACCCGCGCTCGGAGCTGCCCCTCTGCAGGGTGGCACGCAGACGCAGGAGCCGTAGTATCTG CAAGCAGTCGAGTGGGATCGGACAGGACCCAGTGGTGCTGAGCCAGCCACACCTGCCGCCACGGCACACTTGCGGCCACTCGGCCCACCCGCACTCGGAGCTGCCCCTCTGCAGGGTGGCACGCAGACGCAGGAGCCGTAGTATCTG